A window from Salvia miltiorrhiza cultivar Shanhuang (shh) chromosome 2, IMPLAD_Smil_shh, whole genome shotgun sequence encodes these proteins:
- the LOC131008685 gene encoding probable pectinesterase/pectinesterase inhibitor 51, with the protein MAVDESQRKSKLTAILVVVLIAVALILFIVFYNISTPSHHRKSTVYSNDAVIHGVCTATRDPSACKASLKSEWRAGATPGPATALQAINVTLRVSTRHLHAAIDTVGKILDGSSDNQNRSDTSRLCLEVLRYSDERAAMAADALPGGRIKDARAWMSAALAYHYGCMSGLKNVNDTPLVAAAVEFFNTTLINSTVDVLDMMANYDYFGEEIGSWGPPQTERDGFWPTPGHAASSGNAALGGVPAGMAPNVTVCGGGGGCDYETVQEAVAAAPDNSSARFVIWIKAGVYNETVRVAFEKKNVVLLGDGMGKTVITGNLNVGLPRVSTYNSATLGVLGDGFMASNLTIENTAGVDAHQAVAFRSDSDLSIIENCEFIGNQDTLYAHSLRQYYKSCRIQGNIDFIFGQSAAVFEDCTILIGPHQNEPEKGDNNAVTAHGRIDPAQSTGFVFRDCVINGTDEYMALYSSKPAVHKTYLGRPWKEYSRTVFLHCTFESLISAEGWMPWNADFALKTLYYAEFQNKGPGSDTSKRVNWSSLVPAQHVDFYTVQNFIQGDQWIPAPHS; encoded by the exons ATGGCTGTAGACGAGAGTCAGCGGAAATCAAAACTCACCGCCATTTTGGTGGTGGTTCTGATCGCCGTGGCTCTCATCCTATTCATCGTCTTCTACAACATCTCCACCCCCTCCCACCACCGCAAATCCACCGTCTATTCCAACGACGCCGTCATCCACGGCGTCTGCACGGCGACGCGGGACCCCTCCGCGTGCAAGGCCTCGCTCAAGTCGGAGTGGCGGGCGGGCGCCACCCCGGGCCCCGCCACCGCGCTGCAGGCGATCAACGTGACGCTGCGGGTGTCCACGCGGCACCTCCACGCGGCCATCGACACGGTGGGGAAGATCCTCGACGGGTCGAGCGACAACCAGAACCGCTCCGACACGTCGAGGCTCTGCCTGGAGGTGCTGCGCTACTCGGACGAGCGCGCGGCCATGGCTGCCGACGCGCTGCCGGGGGGCCGGATCAAGGACGCGCGCGCGTGGATGAGCGCGGCGCTGGCCTACCACTACGGGTGCATGTCGGGGCTGAAGAACGTGAACGACACGCCCCTGGTGGCCGCGGCCGTCGAATTCTTCAACACCACCCTCATAAACTCCACCGTCGACGTCCTCGACATGATGGCCAACTACGATTACTTCGGGGAGGAGATCGGGTCGTGGGGCCCGCCCCAGACGGAGCGGGACGGGTTCTGGCCGACGCCCGGCCACGCTGCCTCCTCGGGGAATGCGGCCCTCGGCGGCGTCCCGGCGGGGATGGCCCCCAACGTGACGGTGTGCGGCGGAGGCGGTGGGTGCGATTACGAGACGGTGCAGGAGGCGGTTGCGGCGGCGCCGGATAATTCGAGCGCCCGGTTTGTGATATGGATCAAGGCCGGGGTTTACAATGAAACGGTTCGGGTGGCGTTCGAGAAGAAGAATGTGGTGTTGTTGGGAGATGGGATGGGTAAAACGGTCATTACAGGGAACTTGAACGTAGGACTCCCCAGAGTCTCCACCTATAATTCCGCCACCCTTG GTGTTCTCGGAGATGGATTCATGGCAAGTAACCTAACAATCGAGAACACAGCGGGCGTGGACGCTCATCAAGCCGTAGCATTCCGATCAGACAGCGATCTGTCCATCATAGAAAACTGCGAATTCATCGGCAACCAAGACACCCTGTACGCCCACAGCCTGCGGCAGTACTACAAGTCCTGCCGCATCCAAGGCAACATCGACTTCATATTCGGACAATCCGCCGCCGTCTTCGAAGACTGCACCATCCTCATCGGGCCCCACCAGAACGAACCGGAGAAGGGCGACAACAACGCCGTGACCGCCCACGGCAGGATCGATCCCGCCCAATCGACCGGCTTCGTCTTCCGAGATTGCGTGATCAACGGCACCGACGAGTACATGGCGCTGTACAGCAGCAAACCCGCCGTGCACAAGACCTACCTCGGCAGGCCGTGGAAGGAATACTCGAGGACGGTGTTCCTCCATTGCACCTTCGAGTCTTTGATCTCCGCAGAGGGATGGATGCCTTGGAATGCCGACTTTGCGTTGAAGACCCTCTATTATGCCGAATTTCAAAATAAAGGGCCCGGATCCGACACCTCCAAGCGGGTCAACTGGAGCAGCCTTGTGCCGGCTCAGCATGTTGACTTCTACACGGTTCAGAACTTCATCCAGGGCGATCAATGGATTCCTGCGCCTCATTCTTGA
- the LOC131008692 gene encoding O-fucosyltransferase 38 isoform X2, whose protein sequence is MVNHRGHHHLSSSRNRKSSFFSITLYVILIFALSIFTFMLYSKDVLEDENKMPLLRVEKPKINKLLDDKLWETPSSLGLQQCVEPTSKYRDTPVWDHYMTVKSNGGLNQMRIGIADMVAVARIMNATLVIPQLDKSSFWQDSSTFSNIFDELHFIKSLEKDVRIVKELPKEVESLPRARKHFTSWAGLSYYEEMTALWKEYQVIHVAKSDSRLANNDLPLDIQRLRCRALYHALRFSPSIESLGKKLVERLRSRAQRYIALHLRYEKDMLSFTGCTYGLTVAESDELRLMREKTSHWKVKNINPTEQRDAGFCPLTPKEVGIFLKALGYPPSTLIYIAAGEIYGGDTHLSELTSRFPNIVSKEMLATKEELNGFSNHASQTAALDYIVSVESDIFIPSYSGNMARAVEGHRRFLGHRKTITPDR, encoded by the exons ATGGTTAATCACCGAGGGCATCATCACCTTTCATCATCCAGAAACAGAAAATCTTCCTTCTTTTCAATAACCTTGTACGTGATCCTCATTTTTGCTCTCTCAATCTTCACTTTCATGCTGTACAGCAAAGATGTGTTGGAAGACGAAAATAAGATGCCGCTTCTTAGAGTTGAGAAGCCCAAAATTAACAAG TTATTAGATGATAAACTTTGGGAAACTCCTTCTAGTCTTGGTTTGCAGCAGTGTGTCGAGCCAACAAGTAAATATAGAG ATACTCCAGTTTGGGATCACTATATGACTGTAAAAAGTAACGGAGGACTAAATCAAATGCGCATTGGG ATTGCTGATATGGTGGCTGTGGCTCGCATTATGAATGCTACATTAGTGATTCCTCAACTGGACAAGAGTTCATTCTGGCAGGATAGCAG TACATTCTCTAATATATTCGACGAACTCCATTTTATCAAATCCTTGGAGAAGGATGTGAGGATTGTAAAGGAGCTTCCTAAAGAAGTAGAATCTCTACCTCGAGCTAGGAAACACTTCACCTCATGGGCTGGATTGAGCTACTACGAGGAAATGACGGCATTATGGAAGGAATATCAG GTAATTCATGTCGCAAAATCAGATTCTAGACTTGCAAACAATGATCTTCCCCTTGACATTCAGAGATTGAGATGCCGTGCTCTGTATCATGCTCTCCGCTTTTCTCCATCTATTGAAAGTCTAGGAAAG AAGCTCGTGGAGCGGCTGCGATCACGTGCTCAAAGATACATTGCCCTTCATCTGAGATATGAGAAAGATATGCTGTCTTTTACTGGATGTACTTATGGTCTTACTGTTGCAGAATCAGATGAGCTCAGATTGATGAG AGAGAAAACAAGTCATTGGAAAGTGAAGAACATTAACCCCACAGAACAGAGAGATGCTGGTTTCTGCCCTTTAACTCCGAAGGAGGTCGGGATATTTCTTAAAGCTCTTGGATATCCACCATCTACCTTAATATATATTGCTGCTGGAGAAATTTATGGTGGTGACACACATCTTTCGGAGCTCACTTCCCGATTTCCTAACATAGTTTCCAAA GAAATGCTTGCAACCAAAGAAGAATTGAATGGTTTCTCCAATCATGCATCACAAACTGCAGCCCTAGATTACATAGTCTCCGTAGAAAGTGACATTTTCATTCCTTCTTACTCGGGTAACATGGCAAGAGCTGTTGAAGGTCATCGCCGATTCTTGGGACATCGAAAAACAATCACTCCGGACAG GTAA
- the LOC131008692 gene encoding O-fucosyltransferase 38 isoform X1 produces MVNHRGHHHLSSSRNRKSSFFSITLYVILIFALSIFTFMLYSKDVLEDENKMPLLRVEKPKINKLLDDKLWETPSSLGLQQCVEPTSKYRDTPVWDHYMTVKSNGGLNQMRIGIADMVAVARIMNATLVIPQLDKSSFWQDSSTFSNIFDELHFIKSLEKDVRIVKELPKEVESLPRARKHFTSWAGLSYYEEMTALWKEYQVIHVAKSDSRLANNDLPLDIQRLRCRALYHALRFSPSIESLGKKLVERLRSRAQRYIALHLRYEKDMLSFTGCTYGLTVAESDELRLMREKTSHWKVKNINPTEQRDAGFCPLTPKEVGIFLKALGYPPSTLIYIAAGEIYGGDTHLSELTSRFPNIVSKEMLATKEELNGFSNHASQTAALDYIVSVESDIFIPSYSGNMARAVEGHRRFLGHRKTITPDRKSLVQLFDKMEAGQLEESSLSLPVMQLHRKRFGGPRRRGSGPPGIKGRLRSRLEESFYQNPYPECICKS; encoded by the exons ATGGTTAATCACCGAGGGCATCATCACCTTTCATCATCCAGAAACAGAAAATCTTCCTTCTTTTCAATAACCTTGTACGTGATCCTCATTTTTGCTCTCTCAATCTTCACTTTCATGCTGTACAGCAAAGATGTGTTGGAAGACGAAAATAAGATGCCGCTTCTTAGAGTTGAGAAGCCCAAAATTAACAAG TTATTAGATGATAAACTTTGGGAAACTCCTTCTAGTCTTGGTTTGCAGCAGTGTGTCGAGCCAACAAGTAAATATAGAG ATACTCCAGTTTGGGATCACTATATGACTGTAAAAAGTAACGGAGGACTAAATCAAATGCGCATTGGG ATTGCTGATATGGTGGCTGTGGCTCGCATTATGAATGCTACATTAGTGATTCCTCAACTGGACAAGAGTTCATTCTGGCAGGATAGCAG TACATTCTCTAATATATTCGACGAACTCCATTTTATCAAATCCTTGGAGAAGGATGTGAGGATTGTAAAGGAGCTTCCTAAAGAAGTAGAATCTCTACCTCGAGCTAGGAAACACTTCACCTCATGGGCTGGATTGAGCTACTACGAGGAAATGACGGCATTATGGAAGGAATATCAG GTAATTCATGTCGCAAAATCAGATTCTAGACTTGCAAACAATGATCTTCCCCTTGACATTCAGAGATTGAGATGCCGTGCTCTGTATCATGCTCTCCGCTTTTCTCCATCTATTGAAAGTCTAGGAAAG AAGCTCGTGGAGCGGCTGCGATCACGTGCTCAAAGATACATTGCCCTTCATCTGAGATATGAGAAAGATATGCTGTCTTTTACTGGATGTACTTATGGTCTTACTGTTGCAGAATCAGATGAGCTCAGATTGATGAG AGAGAAAACAAGTCATTGGAAAGTGAAGAACATTAACCCCACAGAACAGAGAGATGCTGGTTTCTGCCCTTTAACTCCGAAGGAGGTCGGGATATTTCTTAAAGCTCTTGGATATCCACCATCTACCTTAATATATATTGCTGCTGGAGAAATTTATGGTGGTGACACACATCTTTCGGAGCTCACTTCCCGATTTCCTAACATAGTTTCCAAA GAAATGCTTGCAACCAAAGAAGAATTGAATGGTTTCTCCAATCATGCATCACAAACTGCAGCCCTAGATTACATAGTCTCCGTAGAAAGTGACATTTTCATTCCTTCTTACTCGGGTAACATGGCAAGAGCTGTTGAAGGTCATCGCCGATTCTTGGGACATCGAAAAACAATCACTCCGGACAG GAAAAGCCTAGTTCAATTGTTTGATAAAATGGAGGCTGGACAGCTTGAAGAGTCATCTCTATCCCTCCCTGTGATGCAATTGCATAGAAAACG GTTCGGTGGACCTCGGAGGAGAGGAAGTGGTCCTCCTGGAATCAAGGGAAGGCTACGATCGCGCCTGGAGGAATCCTTTTACCAAAACCCATATCCAGAATGCATATGCAAATCATAA
- the LOC131008700 gene encoding protein PIN-LIKES 2-like, which produces MESVGGEASWVGNAIHSVIPLLKLITLTVIGSVLAHPKTQLIPKAAFKLLSRLVFMLFLPCMIFINLGETITVDNFIRWWFIPLNVIISTAAGCVLGLLVAGICRPPPEFFRLTVIMTAFGNTGNLPLAIVASVCHDDGSPFGPECENKGTAYVSFAQWVAVLLVYTLVYHMMEPTASDFHEGVEIGGEIEEHLPTNILSRPLLVEAEWPGLEDRATEHCKTPLIARVFAAEHDDDLEEEASCSSPKSVKCFAEPGIVTKIRTVAERTPFRHILQPPIFATVLALVAGMVPSLKPVVFGYDAPLAFITDSLAMMSEAMVPSVMLVLGGMLAEGPNESRLGTRTTVGIVVARLLVLPLVGIGVVSLGDRLGIFVVGDEMYKLVVLLQYTTPSAILLGAVGSLRGYAAKEAAALLFWQHIFAVFSLTIYLVVYSKLLFAYYD; this is translated from the coding sequence ATGGAGTCAGTTGGTGGTGAAGCAAGTTGGGTTGGAAACGCAATTCACTCGGTGATTCCGCTGTTGAAGCTCATCACTCTCACCGTGATCGGATCAGTCCTCGCCCACCCCAAAACGCAGCTCATTCCAAAAGCTGCTTTCAAGCTTCTAAGCAGGCTCGTTTTCATGCTCTTCTTGCCATGTATGATCTTCATCAATCTCGGCGAGACCATAACCGTCGACAATTTCATCCGCTGGTGGTTCATACCGCTCAATGTCATCATCAGCACCGCCGCCGGCTGCGTTTTGGGCCTCCTGGTGGCCGGAATCTGCCGTCCTCCGCCGGAGTTCTTCAGGCTCACCGTCATCATGACGGCGTTCGGCAACACCGGCAACCTCCCCCTCGCCATCGTGGCCTCCGTGTGCCACGACGACGGCTCCCCCTTCGGCCCCGAGTGTGAAAACAAAGGCACGGCCTACGTCAGCTTCGCGCAGTGGGTGGCCGTGCTCCTTGTCTACACACTTGTGTACCACATGATGGAGCCCACGGCCTCCGACTTCCACGAGGGCGTGGAGATCGGGGGCGAGATTGAGGAGCATTTGCCGACCAACATTCTCTCTAGACCGCTCCTCGTGGAGGCGGAGTGGCCCGGGTTGGAGGACAGAGCGACGGAGCACTGCAAAACGCCTCTGATCGCGAGAGTTTTCGCGGCGGAGCACGACGATGACTTGGAGGAGGAAGCGAGTTGCAGCAGCCCTAAATCAGTGAAATGTTTTGCGGAGCCAGGAATAGTGACGAAAATCCGAACCGTCGCTGAAAGAACTCCATTCCGTCACATTCTTCAGCCCCCAATATTTGCGACGGTTTTGGCTCTCGTCGCCGGTATGGTGCCGTCGCTAAAACCGGTTGTGTTTGGCTACGACGCCCCGCTGGCGTTCATCACCGACAGCCTAGCCATGATGTCGGAGGCGATGGTTCCGTCGGTGATGCTCGTCCTCGGTGGAATGCTGGCGGAGGGGCCTAACGAGTCAAGGCTCGGGACTCGGACGACGGTCGGGATCGTCGTCGCGAGGCTATTGGTTCTCCCGTTAGTCGGGATCGGGGTGGTTAGTTTGGGTGATAGATTGGGGATTTTTGTGGTGGGGGATGAGATGTATAAGTTGGTGGTGCTGCTGCAGTACACGACGCCGAGTGCCATTTTGTTGGGGGCGGTGGGGAGCTTGAGGGGATATGCCGccaaggaggcggcggcgctgctATTTTGGCAGCATATATTTGCTGTCTTTTCTCTTACCATATATCTTGTCGTCTATTCCAAACTGTTGTTTGCTTACTATGATTGA
- the LOC131008744 gene encoding uncharacterized protein LOC131008744 codes for MIRTAKPDLNPVSVIRLAFLGRDLQSGIRREDKSRERNGCENPIKIKSRRRRRVMAGQMLCTNSSLPIHHNNKSPLLSLHEIAENVVRYPSRRAGGKLSVQCSENQTQILRTCKHCKSQFDPLQNHPRACRFHSAHFGGETKRKFESVYTGGTMHTPDSGKVYQYWHCCGSEDPFDPGCTAAPHSSYDD; via the exons ATGATCCGAACCGCGAAACCCGATTTAAATCCGGTATCTGTAATTCGGCTTGCTTTCTTGGGCAGAGACCTACAAAGCGGAATTCGGCGAGAAGATAAgtcgagagagagaaatggaTGCGAGAACCCAATAAAAATTAAG tcaagaagaagaagacgcgTAATGGCTGGCCAAATGTTATGCACCAACTCATCCTTACCGATCCATCATAACAACAAATCTCCTCTGCTATCACTACACGAGATTGCAGAAAATGTTGTTCGGTATCCTTCTCGGCGCGCCGGCGGGAAATTATCGGTGCAGTGCTCGGAAAACCAAACCCAGATTTTGAGGACTTGCAAGCATTGCAAAAGCCAGTTCGATCCTCTGCAAAACCATCCCCGCGCTTGTCGTTTTCATTCTGCTCATTTTGGGg GAGAAACTAAGAGAAAGTTTGAGAGTGTATATACGGGTGGAACCATGCATACACCTGATTCGGGAAAGGTTTACCAATATTGGCATTGCTGTGGATCTGAAGATCCCTTTGATCCCGGATGCACTGCAGCACCTCACTCTTCATACGACGATTGA
- the LOC131008725 gene encoding uncharacterized protein LOC131008725: protein MNSSEPSTAPQAERWYNLTLGSSFSDHNPSKFCTFRYEFKPASIDKNQRGTLHKRKDNKVSVEFQNIQPGRPKVTFEGTSEDCKDNDAVLFFDGESFRLERLHRAVKRLRHNRIMGESAGSGSGPGVASVGMADASLPPIAKGIKHKPLNKESFPALSVEVERIEIGDFRSLDARPIPEKTAEAQPSPDEEDLDIMNADEDDGGTIEVKELDFDINIPHQTDTDEEIADFDDDEADKGPNAAEALRAQVKAQEGEGQTSTSTSSSSSSGSDSESSDADSVTSF, encoded by the exons ATGAACTCGAGTGAACCGAGCACTGCACCCCAAGCCGAACGGTGGTACAATCTAACCCTAGGCTCCTCCTTCAGTGATCACAATCCATCAAAATTTTGCACTTTTCGCT ACGAGTTCAAGCCAGCATCCATCGATAAGAATCAGCGAGGCACCCTGCACAAGAGAAAGGATAATAAGGTCTCTGTGGAGTTTCAAAATATACAACCTGGGAGGCCTAAGGTAACCTTCGAGGGCACTAGTGAGGATTGCAAGGATAATGATGCTGTTCTGTTCTTTGATGGCGAGTCTTTCCGGTTGGAGAGGTTGCACCGTGCTGTCAAGCGATTGAGGCATAATCGGATAATGGGTGAATCTGCAGGGTCAGGGTCAGGGCCAGGGGTTGCATCAGTTGGAATGGCTGATGCAAGTCTGCCACCAATTGCAAAAGGGATTAAGCATAAGCCTTTGAACAAGGAGTCATTTCCTGCTCTGTCT GTTGAAGTTGAACGAATTGAGATTGGAGATTTCAGAAGCTTGG ATGCAAGACCTATACCGGAAAAGACTGCTGAAGCGCAGCCAAGCCCGGACGAAGAAGATCTGGATATAATGAATGCAGACGAAGATGATGGAGGCACAATTGAAGTAAAAGAGCTTGATTTCGACATCAACATACCACATCAAACTGACACAGATGAGGAGATTGCTGATTTTGACGACGACGAAGCTGATAAGGGACCTAATGCTGCAGAAGCCCTGAGAGCGCAGGTTAAGGCGCAAGAAGGAGAAGGGCAGACTTCGACCTCGACCTCGAGCTCCAGTAGCAGCGGCAGCGACAGTGAGAGCAGTGATGCTGATTCTGTTACCTCCTTCTGA